One part of the Candidatus Mancarchaeum acidiphilum genome encodes these proteins:
- a CDS encoding V-type ATP synthase subunit D, with protein MSNINIKITRIELIKTKSSIKVARKGLNLLKMKRSSLVMAFLDLARQIEAMKEDMRNSIDRAMNSNRMADISLGSIVFDRIAYEQANRTAVVSSRNIMGVKIPNIELGSTKMTTSEEYLPLYAVDVIHAYNNLLNMLIEVAAKESALKEILYEIEKLNRRSNAIEHVSIPALVYKAKYIQARLEDMERDQTVSLKFIKGKLDEYKEPA; from the coding sequence ATGAGCAACATCAACATAAAGATAACAAGGATAGAGCTTATAAAGACAAAGAGCTCAATAAAGGTAGCCAGGAAAGGGCTCAACCTCCTGAAGATGAAGCGCTCCAGCCTTGTGATGGCATTTCTGGACCTGGCAAGGCAGATAGAGGCGATGAAGGAGGACATGCGTAATTCAATAGACAGGGCAATGAACTCGAACAGGATGGCCGACATATCATTGGGAAGCATTGTCTTTGACAGGATTGCATATGAACAGGCCAATAGGACAGCAGTGGTGTCATCAAGGAACATAATGGGTGTAAAGATACCAAATATAGAGTTGGGAAGCACCAAGATGACCACATCGGAAGAGTACCTTCCGCTTTACGCGGTTGATGTGATACATGCCTACAACAATCTGCTCAATATGCTTATAGAGGTAGCGGCGAAGGAGAGCGCGCTGAAGGAGATATTGTACGAGATAGAGAAGCTCAACAGGCGCTCAAACGCGATAGAGCATGTTTCCATACCTGCTCTCGTCTACAAGGCAAAGTACATACAGGCGAGGCTGGAGGACATGGAGAGGGACCAGACGGTCTCGTTAAAGTTTATAAAAGGCAAGCTAGATGAATACAAGGAACCTGCTTAA